In Helianthus annuus cultivar XRQ/B chromosome 8, HanXRQr2.0-SUNRISE, whole genome shotgun sequence, a single genomic region encodes these proteins:
- the LOC110872804 gene encoding superoxide dismutase [Fe], chloroplastic, producing MIDLKPPPYALDALEPHMSKETLEYHWGKHHRGYVNNLNKQIEGTELHEKSLESIILASYNKGDILPAFNNAAQVWNHEFFWESMKPGGGGKPSGELLELIIRDFGSFEALIQEFKLGAATHFGSGWTWLVYDIEHKKLAVLKTSNAINPLVLDYYPLLTLDVWEHAYYLDFKNLRPDYIATFLDKLVSWDAASSRLDAAKVSIEGKKDGGN from the exons GATGCTCTTGAACCACACATGAGCAAAGAGACATTGGAATATCATTGGGGAAAACACCACAGAGGTTATGTCAACAATCTAAACAAGCAGATTGAGGGAACTGAACTACATGAAAAGTCATTAGAAAGCATAATATTAGCTTCATATAATAAAGGCGATATTCTTCCCGCCTTCAACAATGCTGCACAGGTTTGGAACCATGAATTCTTCTGGGAATCTATGAAACCTGGTGGTGGTGGAAAGCCTTCCGGAGAACTTTTAGAATTAATAATCCGAGATTTCGGTTCGTTTGAAGCGCTAATTCAAGAGTTTAAGTTAGGTGCCGCTACTCACTTTGGTTCTGGATGGACTTGGCTTGTAT ATGACATAGAGCACAAGAAGCTTGCTGTGTTGAAGACCTCAAATGCAATTAATCCTCTGGTGTTGGATTACTAT CCGCTCCTCACCTTAGATGTTTGGGAG CATGCATACTACCTGGATTTTAAG AACCTCAGGCCCGATTATATAGCTACTTTCCTCGATAAGCTTGTATCATGGGATGCGGCAAGTTCCAGACTCGATGCAGCCAAGGTTAGCATTGAGGGAAAGAAAGATGGAGGCAATTGA